In Oncorhynchus nerka isolate Pitt River linkage group LG26, Oner_Uvic_2.0, whole genome shotgun sequence, one DNA window encodes the following:
- the LOC115110288 gene encoding complement C1q-like protein 2: MMLQERFQKALRMKGFAVFLMALCCCLSGTQGDHEDQKACCSSDTGSLMKEPISIGEKLGAIGEKLGTMGDNLRLMETRLQTSENEVEELKRLTGGRPQVAFSATLRQTGDVPGNTGPFTTPIPLQYKKVFSNTGSSYNPATGIFTATVKGMYYFHFTMMNNLNIPPSSVVCLTKNGQRLVSVWDTVGTDANDSGSNAVVISLEVGDNVYVELQANRLVHDDIMNYNTFSGFLLFPM, translated from the exons ATGATGCTGCAGGAAAGGTTTCAGAAGGCTTTGAGAATGAAGGGTTTTGCAGTCTTTTTGATGGCACTATGCTGCTGTCTGTCTGGGACACAAGGAGACCATGAGGACCAGAAAGCATGCTGCTCATCTGACACTGGTTCTCTGATGAAAGAACCGATCTCTATAGGAGAGAAACTAGGAGCCATTGGGGAGAAACTGGGAACTATGGGGGATAACCTGAGACTCATGGAGACCCGGTTACAAACCAGTGAGAATGAAGTGGAGGAGCTGAAGAGACTAACTGGAG GTCGGCCTCAGGTGGCCTTCTCCGCAACTCTCAGGCAGACAGGCGATGTCCCTGGGAACACAGGACCTTTCACCACTCCCATTCCCCTGCAGTACAAGAAGGTCTTCTCAAACACCGGCAGCTCCTACAACCCTGCCACAG GTATCTTCACTGCCACGGTCAAAGGAATGTACTACTTCCATTTCACGATGATGAACAACTTGAACATCCCTCCCAGTTCTGTGGTGTGTTTGACCAAGAATGGCCAGAGGCTGGTGTCTGTCTGGGACACTGTAGGAACCGATGCCAACGACAGTGGCAGCAACGCAGTGGTCATTTCTCTGGAGGTGGGAGATAATGTCTATGTGGAGTTACAGGCTAACAGGCTGGTCCATGATGACATCATGAACTACAACACCTTCAGTGGCTTCCTGCTCTTCCCCATGTAA
- the LOC115103496 gene encoding myosin light chain kinase, smooth muscle-like isoform X2, with protein MTPAATPTDRDMVEPDMSSDSSSKKRYVSTLRMYIGPTNTSLGQGKNILAASITSATATRTGVDTVSSTGDSCHTPTPFRSLDPPLFTEPLEDCSADEGSDITLRGVITGNQPISVSWLHNGEAVFFGKPLFDGSEARLVVRECLPEDAGAYTCVAENRAGKTSSSSAVCVRVSTEVTPKKRASSGTVSLQFKDPPSHIEARLGETARLTCVFCGSPPVVSCWIRNKEPVVDGSELWVESSDQSSTLVIAEPGPEHSGRYTVVVRDRKSSAHHTLTLSVIERPQSPASSPVVSLLSVSPLCLVLSWSGPCYDGGSAVLGYVVEVRRKGPAESGDWSALTAHCKSTSYKVRSGLEPQGEYCFRVRAYNVVGVSEPSEESQLIKMEQIAEPKEESPRTYEDVTIDSTHKVTDHYNILEKLGVGKFGQVFKLTHKQTGRVCAGKFYKGRRVKEREAARKEMELMNFLHHPKLVQCLGAYDLKPEMVMVMEFIAGGELFERIVDDSFVHTEPASVHYMQQIVEGMGYMHQQNIIHLDLKPENIVCVDHTGTRIKIIDFGLASKLDPSTPLKVMHGTPEFVAPEVIGYEPVSLATDMWSIGVICYILLSGESPFQGNSEAETLALVTSAKWEFDEESFEEITDQAKDFISSLLNKEPRCRISCEEALVHSWIAEPISADPSTTKCLSKEKMKRYLAKQKWKKTGKALLALKRMALLSKADGPGSPTTPAEDSPLSPEAEQALQSLEVKLQGGPQFSLTLTDQTASQGSTARLSCHLTGYPDPEVVWLRGEEPLEESSRVQIEYEEDGLCTLVLAQVGPEDSDVYTCRATNDQGKALCSAKLIVKE; from the exons GCCACACACCAACCCCCTTCAGAAGTCTGGATCCACCCCTGTTCACAGAGCCTTTGGAGGACTGCTCGGCAGATGAAGGAAGTGACATCACACTCCGAGGGGTTATCACAGGAAATCAGCCAATCAGTGTGTCCTGGCTGCACAATG GTGAGGCAGTGTTTTTTGGGAAGCCCCTCTTTGATGGCAGTGAGGCTAGGCTGGTGGTGAGGGAATGCCTACCTGAGGACGCGGGCGCCTACACCTGTGTGGCAGAGAACCGAGCGGGCAAGACCTCCAGCAgctcagctgtgtgtgtgagag TCTCCACAGAAGTCACGCCAAAGAAGAGAGCCAGCTCGGGGACAG TCTCGTTGCAGTTTAAGGATCCCCCATCCCACATTGAGGCACGGCTAGGAGAGACAGCCCGTCTGACGTGTGTGTTCTGTGGAAGTCCCCCTGTGGTGTCCTGCTGGATACGAAATAAAGAACCG GTTGTAGATGGGTCTGAGTTGTGGGTAGAGAGCAGTGATCAGAGCAGTACGTTGGTGATAGCAGAGCCAGGACCTGAGCATTCAGGACGCTACACCGTTGTAGTACGAGACCGCAAGAGCTCGGCGCATCAcaccctcactctttctgtcatAG AGCGGCCCCAGTCCCCAGCTTCCAGccctgtggtgtctctcctctctgtctctcctctctgtttggtccTGTCCTGGTCTGGGCCCTGCTATGACGGAGGCAGTGCTGTCCTGGGCTACGTGGTGGAGGTGAGGAGAAAAGGCCCCGCTGAGTCTGGGGACTGGAGTGCGCTCACAGCCCATTGCAAGAGTACTTCTTACAAGGTGCGCTCCGGGCTTGAGCCTCAGGGAGAGTACTGCTTCCGGGTGAGGGCCTACAACGTGGTGGGGGTGAGCGAGCCCAGTGAGGAGTCTCAGCTTATCAAGATGGAGCAGATAG CTGAGCCAAAAGAGGAGTCTCCTCGGACATATGAGGACGTCACCATCGACTCCACCCACAAGGTCACCGATCACTACAATATACTGGAGAAACTGGGAGT GGGGAAGTTTGGCCAGGTGTTCAAACTCACTCACAAGCAGACGGGCCGTGTGTGTGCCGGAAAGTTCTACAAGGGCCGGCGGGTCAAGGAGAGGGAGGCGGCCCGTAAAGAGATGGAGCTGATGAACTTCCTGCACCACCCCAAACTGGTCCAGTGTCTGGGGGCCTATGATCTCAAGCCAGAGATGGTCATGGTCATGGAGTT CATTGCCGGAGGTGAGCTGTTTGAGCGTATAGTGGACGACAGCTTTGTGCACACAGAGCCGGCCAGTGTGCACTACATGCAGCAGATCGTGGAGGGGATGGGCTACATGCACCAGCAGAACATCATCCACCTGGACCTGAAGCCTGAAAACATAGTGTGTGTTGACCACACTGGCACGCGCATTAAGATCATTGACTTTGGCCTGGCCAGCAAGCTGG ACCCCTCCACTCCCCTGAAGGTGATGCACGGGACACCAGAATTTGTGGCTCCAGAGGTGATTGGCTATGAGCCTGTTAGCTTAGCCACAGACATGTGGAGCATTGGAGTCATCTGCTACATATT actgaGTGGTGAGTCTCCCTTCCAGGGTAACAGTGAGGCAGAGACCCTGGCCTTGGTGACTAGTGCTAAGTGGGAGTTTGATGAGGAGAGCTTCGAAGAGATCACTGACCAGGCCAAAGACTTCATCAGCTCCCTGCTCAACAAGGAACCAAG GTGCAGGATATCCTGTGAGGAGGCTCTGGTCCACTCCTGGATAGCTGAGCCCATCTCAGCAGACCCCAGCACCACCAAGTGTCTCTCCAAGGAGAAGATGAAGAGGTACCTCGCCAAGCAGAAGTGGAAG AAAACAGGGAAAGCCCTGCTGGCGCTGAAAAGGATGGCTCTGCTGTCTAAAGCCGATGGGCCTGGCTCTCCCACCACCCCTGCAGAAG ACAGCCCCCTGAGTCCTGAGGCAGAGCAGGCCCTGCAGTCTCTAGAGGTCAAACTCCAGGGGGGGCCCCAGTTCTCCCTGACCCTAACGGACCAGACTGCCTCCCAGGGCTCCACCGCCCGCCTCTCCTGTCACCTCACAG GGTATCCTGACCCGGAGGTGGTGTGGTTGAGGGGGGAGGAGCCTCTGGAGGAGTCATCCCGGGTGCAGATAGAGTATGAAGAGGATGGGCTCTGCACCCTGGTCCTGGCCCAAGTTGGGCCAGAGGACTCGGATGTTTACACCTGTAGGGCCACCAACGACCAGGGGAAGGCATTGTGTTCAGCCAAACTCATAGTAAAGGAATAG
- the LOC115110287 gene encoding coenzyme Q-binding protein COQ10 homolog, mitochondrial-like: protein MANKITPLLFRALVEMSEVHSSKVVRGNPNRANIRHLGSCGVLSARRATLPLSSPLLRTTPSRSFINLAASITARRMEYSESRTLGYTPEQMYSVVASVDQYQHFVPWCKKSQVVKGRNGDVRAQLEIGFPPIVERYTSEVTVVPNHQVRAVCTDGSLFSHLETIWRIAPAAEDQSDSCNIDFHVSTTILSTRTVDFHLVSA from the exons ATGGCCAACAAAATCACCCCTCTTCTTTTCCGGGCACTTGTTGAGATGTCTGAAGTACACTCTTCAAAAGTTGTACGAGGAAATCCCAACAGAGCAAATATCAG acaCCTGGGCAGCTGTGGGGTCCTGTCAGCACGGCGTGCCaccctgcccctgtcctcccccctcctccgGACCACACCCTCCCGCAGCTTTATTAACCTGGCTGCCTCCATCACTGCCCGCAGGATGGAGTACTCTGAGAGCCGCACACTAGG GTACACTCCAGAGCAGATGTACAGTGTGGTGGCCAGTGTGGACCAGTACCAGCACTTTGTCCCTTGGTGTAAGAAGTCCCAGGTCGTGAAGGGAAGGAACGGGGATGTCCGGGCCCAGCTGGAGATTGGGTTCCCTCCCATCGTGGAGCGTTACACCTCGGAGGTCACGGTTGTCCCAAACCACCAAGTCAGG GCCGTGTGTACAGACGGATCCCTCTTCAGCCACCTGGAGACGATATGGAGGATTGCCCCTGCAGCTGAGGACCAATCAGACTCCTGCAACATCGACTTCCACGTGAGTACCACCATTTTGTCCACCAGAACAGTTGACTTTCATTTGGTGTCAGCCTGA
- the LOC115103496 gene encoding myosin light chain kinase, smooth muscle-like isoform X1: MTPAATPTDRDMVEPDMSSDSSSKKRYVSTLRMYIGPTNTSLGQGKNILAASITSATATRTGVDTVSSTGDSCHTPTPFRSLDPPLFTEPLEDCSADEGSDITLRGVITGNQPISVSWLHNGEAVFFGKPLFDGSEARLVVRECLPEDAGAYTCVAENRAGKTSSSSAVCVRDFKPICGALNATSHTSPPLNIMENRGSKLLLSSNNDSVFTQSSSPISSNTPSPGGPRKVSTEVTPKKRASSGTVSLQFKDPPSHIEARLGETARLTCVFCGSPPVVSCWIRNKEPVVDGSELWVESSDQSSTLVIAEPGPEHSGRYTVVVRDRKSSAHHTLTLSVIERPQSPASSPVVSLLSVSPLCLVLSWSGPCYDGGSAVLGYVVEVRRKGPAESGDWSALTAHCKSTSYKVRSGLEPQGEYCFRVRAYNVVGVSEPSEESQLIKMEQIAEPKEESPRTYEDVTIDSTHKVTDHYNILEKLGVGKFGQVFKLTHKQTGRVCAGKFYKGRRVKEREAARKEMELMNFLHHPKLVQCLGAYDLKPEMVMVMEFIAGGELFERIVDDSFVHTEPASVHYMQQIVEGMGYMHQQNIIHLDLKPENIVCVDHTGTRIKIIDFGLASKLDPSTPLKVMHGTPEFVAPEVIGYEPVSLATDMWSIGVICYILLSGESPFQGNSEAETLALVTSAKWEFDEESFEEITDQAKDFISSLLNKEPRCRISCEEALVHSWIAEPISADPSTTKCLSKEKMKRYLAKQKWKKTGKALLALKRMALLSKADGPGSPTTPAEDSPLSPEAEQALQSLEVKLQGGPQFSLTLTDQTASQGSTARLSCHLTGYPDPEVVWLRGEEPLEESSRVQIEYEEDGLCTLVLAQVGPEDSDVYTCRATNDQGKALCSAKLIVKE; encoded by the exons GCCACACACCAACCCCCTTCAGAAGTCTGGATCCACCCCTGTTCACAGAGCCTTTGGAGGACTGCTCGGCAGATGAAGGAAGTGACATCACACTCCGAGGGGTTATCACAGGAAATCAGCCAATCAGTGTGTCCTGGCTGCACAATG GTGAGGCAGTGTTTTTTGGGAAGCCCCTCTTTGATGGCAGTGAGGCTAGGCTGGTGGTGAGGGAATGCCTACCTGAGGACGCGGGCGCCTACACCTGTGTGGCAGAGAACCGAGCGGGCAAGACCTCCAGCAgctcagctgtgtgtgtgagag ACTTTAAGCCTATCTGTGGAGCCCTGAACGCAACTTCACACACTTCCCCTCCCCTCAACATTATGGAGAACAGAGGCTCAAAGTTACTACTGTCATCCAACAATGACAGTGTCTTCACACAGTCCAGCTCCCCAATAAGCTCTAACACCCCGAGCCCAGGTGGACCCCGAAAAG TCTCCACAGAAGTCACGCCAAAGAAGAGAGCCAGCTCGGGGACAG TCTCGTTGCAGTTTAAGGATCCCCCATCCCACATTGAGGCACGGCTAGGAGAGACAGCCCGTCTGACGTGTGTGTTCTGTGGAAGTCCCCCTGTGGTGTCCTGCTGGATACGAAATAAAGAACCG GTTGTAGATGGGTCTGAGTTGTGGGTAGAGAGCAGTGATCAGAGCAGTACGTTGGTGATAGCAGAGCCAGGACCTGAGCATTCAGGACGCTACACCGTTGTAGTACGAGACCGCAAGAGCTCGGCGCATCAcaccctcactctttctgtcatAG AGCGGCCCCAGTCCCCAGCTTCCAGccctgtggtgtctctcctctctgtctctcctctctgtttggtccTGTCCTGGTCTGGGCCCTGCTATGACGGAGGCAGTGCTGTCCTGGGCTACGTGGTGGAGGTGAGGAGAAAAGGCCCCGCTGAGTCTGGGGACTGGAGTGCGCTCACAGCCCATTGCAAGAGTACTTCTTACAAGGTGCGCTCCGGGCTTGAGCCTCAGGGAGAGTACTGCTTCCGGGTGAGGGCCTACAACGTGGTGGGGGTGAGCGAGCCCAGTGAGGAGTCTCAGCTTATCAAGATGGAGCAGATAG CTGAGCCAAAAGAGGAGTCTCCTCGGACATATGAGGACGTCACCATCGACTCCACCCACAAGGTCACCGATCACTACAATATACTGGAGAAACTGGGAGT GGGGAAGTTTGGCCAGGTGTTCAAACTCACTCACAAGCAGACGGGCCGTGTGTGTGCCGGAAAGTTCTACAAGGGCCGGCGGGTCAAGGAGAGGGAGGCGGCCCGTAAAGAGATGGAGCTGATGAACTTCCTGCACCACCCCAAACTGGTCCAGTGTCTGGGGGCCTATGATCTCAAGCCAGAGATGGTCATGGTCATGGAGTT CATTGCCGGAGGTGAGCTGTTTGAGCGTATAGTGGACGACAGCTTTGTGCACACAGAGCCGGCCAGTGTGCACTACATGCAGCAGATCGTGGAGGGGATGGGCTACATGCACCAGCAGAACATCATCCACCTGGACCTGAAGCCTGAAAACATAGTGTGTGTTGACCACACTGGCACGCGCATTAAGATCATTGACTTTGGCCTGGCCAGCAAGCTGG ACCCCTCCACTCCCCTGAAGGTGATGCACGGGACACCAGAATTTGTGGCTCCAGAGGTGATTGGCTATGAGCCTGTTAGCTTAGCCACAGACATGTGGAGCATTGGAGTCATCTGCTACATATT actgaGTGGTGAGTCTCCCTTCCAGGGTAACAGTGAGGCAGAGACCCTGGCCTTGGTGACTAGTGCTAAGTGGGAGTTTGATGAGGAGAGCTTCGAAGAGATCACTGACCAGGCCAAAGACTTCATCAGCTCCCTGCTCAACAAGGAACCAAG GTGCAGGATATCCTGTGAGGAGGCTCTGGTCCACTCCTGGATAGCTGAGCCCATCTCAGCAGACCCCAGCACCACCAAGTGTCTCTCCAAGGAGAAGATGAAGAGGTACCTCGCCAAGCAGAAGTGGAAG AAAACAGGGAAAGCCCTGCTGGCGCTGAAAAGGATGGCTCTGCTGTCTAAAGCCGATGGGCCTGGCTCTCCCACCACCCCTGCAGAAG ACAGCCCCCTGAGTCCTGAGGCAGAGCAGGCCCTGCAGTCTCTAGAGGTCAAACTCCAGGGGGGGCCCCAGTTCTCCCTGACCCTAACGGACCAGACTGCCTCCCAGGGCTCCACCGCCCGCCTCTCCTGTCACCTCACAG GGTATCCTGACCCGGAGGTGGTGTGGTTGAGGGGGGAGGAGCCTCTGGAGGAGTCATCCCGGGTGCAGATAGAGTATGAAGAGGATGGGCTCTGCACCCTGGTCCTGGCCCAAGTTGGGCCAGAGGACTCGGATGTTTACACCTGTAGGGCCACCAACGACCAGGGGAAGGCATTGTGTTCAGCCAAACTCATAGTAAAGGAATAG
- the LOC115109868 gene encoding estradiol 17-beta-dehydrogenase 1-like — MEQTVVLITGCSSGIGLSLAVRLASDPAKIYKVYATMRNLAKKERLLDCVKDLHKDTLDILQMDITDQRSILDARDRVREKRVNILVCNAGVGLMGPLEAQSLATMRQILEVNLLGTISTIQAFLPGMKAQGHGRILVTGSIGGLQGLPFNEVYCASKFAVEGACESLAILLQHFNIHVSLIECGPVNTDFLDNLQRAEPGDSSLQQVDAHTRSLYDTYLQHCGMVFQNAAQDTEDIVKVFLDAIQSSNPAFRYYTNNALIPLSSPKISALDGSQYIRNMSKIIFSTNGKGEQK; from the exons ATGGAGCAGACAGTGGTGCTGATCACAGGATGCTCCTCGGGGATAGGCCTCAGTCTGGCCGTCCGGCTGGCCTCGGATCCAGCGAAAATATACAAAG TCTATGCCACCATGAGGAATCTTGCCAAGAAGGAGCGTCTGCTGGACTGTGTGAAGGACCTGCACAAGGACACCCTGGACATCCTCCAGATGGACATCACTGACCAGCGGTCCATTCTGGATGCCagggacagggtcagggagaagaggGTGAACATTCTGG TGTGTAATGCTGGTGTGGGGTTGATGGGGCCGCTGGAGGCCCAGTCTCTGGCCACCATGAGGCAGATCCTGGAGGTCAACCTCCTGGGCACCATCAGCACCATCCAGGCCTTCCTACCAGGGATGAAGGCCCAGGGCCATGGACGCATCCTGGTCACTGGCAGCATTGGTGGGctacagg GACTCCCCTTTAATGAGGTGTACTGTGCCAGTAAGTTTGCAGTAGAGGGCGCCTGTGAGAGTCTGGCCATTCTCCTGCAGCACTTCAACATCCA TGTGAGTCTTATTGAGTGCGGCCCTGTCAACACGGATTTCCTGGACAACCTGCAGAGGGCAGAGCCAGGGGACTCTTCGCTGCAGCAGGTCGACGCCCACACACGCAGCCTCTATGACACGTACCTGCAACACTGTGGGATGGTGTTCCAGAACGCAGCTCAGGACACAGAGGATATTGTGAAG GTATTTCTGGATGCCATCCAGTCATCGAACCCTGCATTCAGATACTACACCAACAATGCTCTCATTCCGCTCAGCAGCCCTAAGATCTCAGCGCTGGACGGGTCCCAGTACATCAGAAATATGAGCAAGATCATCTTCTCAACTAATGGGAAAGGGGAACAAAAATAG
- the LOC115103496 gene encoding myosin light chain kinase, smooth muscle-like isoform X3: MTPAATPTDRDMVEPDMSSDSSSKKRYVSTLRMYIGPTNTSLGQGKNILAASITSATATRTGVDTVSSTGDSCHTPTPFRSLDPPLFTEPLEDCSADEGSDITLRGVITGNQPISVSWLHNVSTEVTPKKRASSGTVSLQFKDPPSHIEARLGETARLTCVFCGSPPVVSCWIRNKEPVVDGSELWVESSDQSSTLVIAEPGPEHSGRYTVVVRDRKSSAHHTLTLSVIERPQSPASSPVVSLLSVSPLCLVLSWSGPCYDGGSAVLGYVVEVRRKGPAESGDWSALTAHCKSTSYKVRSGLEPQGEYCFRVRAYNVVGVSEPSEESQLIKMEQIAEPKEESPRTYEDVTIDSTHKVTDHYNILEKLGVGKFGQVFKLTHKQTGRVCAGKFYKGRRVKEREAARKEMELMNFLHHPKLVQCLGAYDLKPEMVMVMEFIAGGELFERIVDDSFVHTEPASVHYMQQIVEGMGYMHQQNIIHLDLKPENIVCVDHTGTRIKIIDFGLASKLDPSTPLKVMHGTPEFVAPEVIGYEPVSLATDMWSIGVICYILLSGESPFQGNSEAETLALVTSAKWEFDEESFEEITDQAKDFISSLLNKEPRCRISCEEALVHSWIAEPISADPSTTKCLSKEKMKRYLAKQKWKKTGKALLALKRMALLSKADGPGSPTTPAEDSPLSPEAEQALQSLEVKLQGGPQFSLTLTDQTASQGSTARLSCHLTGYPDPEVVWLRGEEPLEESSRVQIEYEEDGLCTLVLAQVGPEDSDVYTCRATNDQGKALCSAKLIVKE; the protein is encoded by the exons GCCACACACCAACCCCCTTCAGAAGTCTGGATCCACCCCTGTTCACAGAGCCTTTGGAGGACTGCTCGGCAGATGAAGGAAGTGACATCACACTCCGAGGGGTTATCACAGGAAATCAGCCAATCAGTGTGTCCTGGCTGCACAATG TCTCCACAGAAGTCACGCCAAAGAAGAGAGCCAGCTCGGGGACAG TCTCGTTGCAGTTTAAGGATCCCCCATCCCACATTGAGGCACGGCTAGGAGAGACAGCCCGTCTGACGTGTGTGTTCTGTGGAAGTCCCCCTGTGGTGTCCTGCTGGATACGAAATAAAGAACCG GTTGTAGATGGGTCTGAGTTGTGGGTAGAGAGCAGTGATCAGAGCAGTACGTTGGTGATAGCAGAGCCAGGACCTGAGCATTCAGGACGCTACACCGTTGTAGTACGAGACCGCAAGAGCTCGGCGCATCAcaccctcactctttctgtcatAG AGCGGCCCCAGTCCCCAGCTTCCAGccctgtggtgtctctcctctctgtctctcctctctgtttggtccTGTCCTGGTCTGGGCCCTGCTATGACGGAGGCAGTGCTGTCCTGGGCTACGTGGTGGAGGTGAGGAGAAAAGGCCCCGCTGAGTCTGGGGACTGGAGTGCGCTCACAGCCCATTGCAAGAGTACTTCTTACAAGGTGCGCTCCGGGCTTGAGCCTCAGGGAGAGTACTGCTTCCGGGTGAGGGCCTACAACGTGGTGGGGGTGAGCGAGCCCAGTGAGGAGTCTCAGCTTATCAAGATGGAGCAGATAG CTGAGCCAAAAGAGGAGTCTCCTCGGACATATGAGGACGTCACCATCGACTCCACCCACAAGGTCACCGATCACTACAATATACTGGAGAAACTGGGAGT GGGGAAGTTTGGCCAGGTGTTCAAACTCACTCACAAGCAGACGGGCCGTGTGTGTGCCGGAAAGTTCTACAAGGGCCGGCGGGTCAAGGAGAGGGAGGCGGCCCGTAAAGAGATGGAGCTGATGAACTTCCTGCACCACCCCAAACTGGTCCAGTGTCTGGGGGCCTATGATCTCAAGCCAGAGATGGTCATGGTCATGGAGTT CATTGCCGGAGGTGAGCTGTTTGAGCGTATAGTGGACGACAGCTTTGTGCACACAGAGCCGGCCAGTGTGCACTACATGCAGCAGATCGTGGAGGGGATGGGCTACATGCACCAGCAGAACATCATCCACCTGGACCTGAAGCCTGAAAACATAGTGTGTGTTGACCACACTGGCACGCGCATTAAGATCATTGACTTTGGCCTGGCCAGCAAGCTGG ACCCCTCCACTCCCCTGAAGGTGATGCACGGGACACCAGAATTTGTGGCTCCAGAGGTGATTGGCTATGAGCCTGTTAGCTTAGCCACAGACATGTGGAGCATTGGAGTCATCTGCTACATATT actgaGTGGTGAGTCTCCCTTCCAGGGTAACAGTGAGGCAGAGACCCTGGCCTTGGTGACTAGTGCTAAGTGGGAGTTTGATGAGGAGAGCTTCGAAGAGATCACTGACCAGGCCAAAGACTTCATCAGCTCCCTGCTCAACAAGGAACCAAG GTGCAGGATATCCTGTGAGGAGGCTCTGGTCCACTCCTGGATAGCTGAGCCCATCTCAGCAGACCCCAGCACCACCAAGTGTCTCTCCAAGGAGAAGATGAAGAGGTACCTCGCCAAGCAGAAGTGGAAG AAAACAGGGAAAGCCCTGCTGGCGCTGAAAAGGATGGCTCTGCTGTCTAAAGCCGATGGGCCTGGCTCTCCCACCACCCCTGCAGAAG ACAGCCCCCTGAGTCCTGAGGCAGAGCAGGCCCTGCAGTCTCTAGAGGTCAAACTCCAGGGGGGGCCCCAGTTCTCCCTGACCCTAACGGACCAGACTGCCTCCCAGGGCTCCACCGCCCGCCTCTCCTGTCACCTCACAG GGTATCCTGACCCGGAGGTGGTGTGGTTGAGGGGGGAGGAGCCTCTGGAGGAGTCATCCCGGGTGCAGATAGAGTATGAAGAGGATGGGCTCTGCACCCTGGTCCTGGCCCAAGTTGGGCCAGAGGACTCGGATGTTTACACCTGTAGGGCCACCAACGACCAGGGGAAGGCATTGTGTTCAGCCAAACTCATAGTAAAGGAATAG